The window TTCCTCGAGCGACCCCCGGATCCCGGATCCGAACTGCCGTCGGGCCCCCTCGAGTCGAAACGCGAACTCGCGGCGGCGATCGCACACACGATGGCTGCCGGCCGGGGGGACGAGATCGCGATGACCGACGAGTTCGCGACCGTGCTCGAGTCGGAGCTAGAACCCGACAGCCAGCAGATGGGTGGCCAGGCGGGGATCATGACCAACCTGCTTACCGCTCTGAACACCGCGCCGATCACGTACACGTACCTGCTCTCCGAGCGCCAACTCTCGATGTTCGAACACCCCGATGAGGTGCGGTACCCGGCCGTCGAAGACGGTCAGGTGCGCTACGTCCCCCTGCTCGAGGCCGTCGACACGGATCGGACGAAGATCAACTGGGTGTTCGAGTTCAGGAAGGGAGACGAGTTCTTCGGCGCGACTGCGACGGAGGACACCCGGTTCATCGCCGCCTCGAGGCCGCCGGAGTTCGACCTGACTGCCGGCGACCTCGACGAGGCGATCGGCCAGGTCGGCGCGGACGTCGACGGCGCCCTCCTCGCGGGGTATCACAACCTCACGCCCGACCACGTCGAGGACGGGTACGAAGAGACCCACCGCCACGCACGCGAGGTCCTCCGCCGACTCCGCTCGGGGAGCGACGTCGACGTCCACGTCGAGTACGCCGTCACCCACGACGACGACCTCAGGCACAGCATGTACGAGTTGATCCTGCCGGAGGCGAACGTCGTCGGCGCGGACACACACGAGTTGGCGATGCTCCACGAGGACGCAGGGCTGGACGTGGTGACGGATCCGCCGTCGGAGGCGACGCCGTTCGAACCGGCGGAGATCCTCGATCACTACCGGATGCTCGAGGCGGCACGCGAGGACCTCGACGTCGACTGTCTCCAGTTGCACGCGATGGAGTATCACCTCGCCGTGATGGAGTCGTACCACTCGCCGGAGGCGCTTCGGCGAGGGCTCGAGTTCGCCGCCGTCAACGCCGCGACGAAGGCGGCGCTGGGGCACATCTCGGAACCCGGGGACCTCGAGACGGGGCTGGCGTACGAGCCTTCGGAGATGGGACGGAAAGCGATCGAACTGCTGGCGGATCAGCTGGGCGAGACGGCCGAGGAAGGCGTCCTCGAGACTTCGACGGTGGCTGCCTGTCCGAATCGCGTCGTCGACGAGCCGGCGGGGACGGTCGGCATCGGCGACATCGTCTCGTCCTCGAGTTTCGTTCTGGAACTCGCCGTGGCCAGCGATCGGTAGCCGACGGCGTCACGGCGAGTCGGCGCTCACCGGGACGCAGAAGACCGGTACCTCGGCCTGCCGAACCACGTTTTCGGTGACGCTTCCGAGGAACCACTGGCCGATCCCAGTCCGGCCGTGCGTGCCCATGACGATCAGGTCGACGTCGTTCTCGGTCGCATATCCCGGGATCTCGGCTACCGGGGAGCCTTTCGCGATCGCTCCCGAGACACTCACGCCGGCGTCCTCGCCGTACTCCCGGACCGCATCGATCGCCTCCTCGCCCCGATCCTCGAGGGCCTCGAGCAGGTCGTCGAACTCCTCGACATCGGCGAAGGAATCCGTATCGATCGAATAGAGCGTGTGCACGGACGACTCGAGGCGACTCGCGAGTGCGATCCCCCACTCGGTCGCGATCGCCGCCCCGTCGCTGCCGTCCGTCGGCAGGAGGAATCGGTCGAACGCGACGTCGACCGCATCGAGTTCGACGGCCTTCGACGGGACGGCGAGGACCGGCGTTCGTGCCGTTCGGAGGACGTTCTCGGCCACGCTCCCGAGGAGCACCCTGTCGAGCCCCGTTCGGCCTTTCGTTCCCATCGCAATGACGTCGATGTCGCGCCGGTTGGCGTACTCCCTGATCGACTGGAACGGCGTCCCCTCCCTGACCCGGGTCGTGACCTCGAGGTCCTCGTCGTACTCCCCGGCGAGCCGTGCGATCTCCTCGACCGCCTCCTCGGCTTCCTCCGTAAACGGCGCGGACTCGAACTCCTCGGCGTCCACCGCGGGGGTTCGGGACTCGACGACCGACAGAACGTGAACGTCCGCTTCGGTCCGGGACGCGAGGGCGATCCCGCGTGTGGCCCCTGCGAGTGCCCCGTCGCTGCCGTCGGTCGGTATCAGTATCGAATCGATGAGCCGGCTCATGGGAGCGTCCTGGGTCCCTTCACCGCCGCGGCGGATAATGGTGTGGGGGTGCAGTTCCCTGGCGTCATCCGAGAGTGCCCGTCAGGAGTCCGGTTCCAGCGCCTCGACGAAAACCCCGAGGAGATCCTCGAGTTGCCGCGGGAGTAAGAATCGTTCGCGGACGTGTTCCCGGGCGTTCGCGCCGAATTCGGTCCGGCGCTCGTCGTCCTCGAACAGCGTGACGATCCGGTCGCCGGCGGCGGCAGCGTCGTCCGGCTCGACGAGGTAGCCGTTCCGGCCGTCTTCGACCTGTAGCGGGATGCCGCCGACCGTCGATCCGACGACCGGAGTACGCTTCCAGAGCGCTTCCGAGACGACGAGTCCGAACCCCTCGCGCAAGGATTTCTGGACGACGACGTCCGACAGTCGCTGGAGGGCGTTCACCGTCGTATCCGGGAGATCGGTCAGGACGTGGACGTCCGGATCGTCGACCGCCTCGCTGGCGACCTGCTCGTACAGTTCGAGCCCTTCCGGATCGTCGCCGGCCATGCCGCCGGCAAGCACCAGCTGGAGTCCTGGGACGGTTTCCCGGGCCCTGCGATACGCCTCGAGCGTGCCGAACTGATCCTTCCACGGGTCGAAGCGGGAGACCTGGGTCACGACCGGCGCGTCGAACGAGAGCGGGTCCAGGCGGTCCCGTTCGGTCGCGAGCTCCGCCGCGTCGAGCGCCCGGTTCTTCTCGGTTACCGGATCGATCGAGGGATAGACGACGCTCGTCTCCGGGGCGTCGATTGCCGCGTACGCGGCACGGCTGAAAACGGCGTGATCGATCCGGTCCGCGTACGCCGACACGAACGCGAGGTACTCGTCGACCGGGTCGGTGAGATCGACGTGACACCGCCAGACGATCGGCGCGTTCGGCAGCCGCTCCGCGAGTCTCTCGAGCATGCCGAGTGGCTGTGGATCGTGAGCGACGACGAGGTCGTACCGCTTTTCGACCTCGGCCGCGTTCCGGTCGGTCACCGCCCGGTAGATCGCTTCCATCTCCGCCGTCAGCGGCTCGGCGCTCCCCTGGAGGCCGTTGTGGATCGCCTTCGTGACCTCGAAGAAGTCGTCATCGGCGTCCATGACGAGCCAGTCGGTGTCGATGCCGAGGTCGTTGCAGACCGGCACGATCGAACGGAGCAGTTCCGCCACCCCGCCGCCGGTCGCAGTCGAGTTGACGTGGAGGACGCTCGCGTCCGAGAGCGTCCCGGCGAGCGAACGGAGTCGCTCGAGGCGGTCGCGCTCCGTCACGGCGGCGTACGCGTCGAGCGATCGGTCCGGTAGCGAAGGGGCGTGCATCGTCCGTACTCGTCCGGACGACGACGACGGTCGTATCAGTTTGGGGTACTCGAGAGAAGATAGCAGTTAGAAGGCTTTTATCTCCCGATTTCTAACGTTCGGGGGCAACTAATTTATCCGCCGGTAGCGGATTGCCGACCATGGGGCCGAATCACAATGGCGGCAGTCAGGGAGCCGACGAAACGCTTCGAGTCGGACTCAACGGCTTCGGTCGAGTTGGACGGTGTCTCCTGCGTGCGTCGCTGACGCACGAGGACGTCGACATCGTCGCGATCAACGACGTGATGGACGACGACGACATGGAGTATCTCCTCCGGTACGATTCGGTTCACGGCCGGCTCGACGGCGTCTCCCGCCGCGGGGACACCCTCTTCGTGGACGACCAGGAGTTCCAGTTGCTCTCCGAGCGCGAGCCGTCGGAACTCCCGTGGGACGAACTCGAGGTCGACGTCGCCTTCGAGGCGACCGGGTTGTTCCGGACCCGCGAGGAGGCGGCCCAGCACCTCGAGGCCGGCGCCGACAAGGTCGTCATCTCGGCGCCGCCGAAAGGCGAGGAGGAGGTCCCGATGTTCGTCTACGGGGTCAACCAGGAGCAGTACGACGGCGCCGACGTCGTCTCGAACGCCTCCTGTACGACGAACTCCGTCGCGCCG of the Halobiforma lacisalsi AJ5 genome contains:
- a CDS encoding glycosyltransferase → MHAPSLPDRSLDAYAAVTERDRLERLRSLAGTLSDASVLHVNSTATGGGVAELLRSIVPVCNDLGIDTDWLVMDADDDFFEVTKAIHNGLQGSAEPLTAEMEAIYRAVTDRNAAEVEKRYDLVVAHDPQPLGMLERLAERLPNAPIVWRCHVDLTDPVDEYLAFVSAYADRIDHAVFSRAAYAAIDAPETSVVYPSIDPVTEKNRALDAAELATERDRLDPLSFDAPVVTQVSRFDPWKDQFGTLEAYRRARETVPGLQLVLAGGMAGDDPEGLELYEQVASEAVDDPDVHVLTDLPDTTVNALQRLSDVVVQKSLREGFGLVVSEALWKRTPVVGSTVGGIPLQVEDGRNGYLVEPDDAAAAGDRIVTLFEDDERRTEFGANAREHVRERFLLPRQLEDLLGVFVEALEPDS
- a CDS encoding ADP-dependent glucokinase/phosphofructokinase; this encodes MQDAHARLEADVAALEDLPVFVAYNANVDAIVRVDEELESFLERPPDPGSELPSGPLESKRELAAAIAHTMAAGRGDEIAMTDEFATVLESELEPDSQQMGGQAGIMTNLLTALNTAPITYTYLLSERQLSMFEHPDEVRYPAVEDGQVRYVPLLEAVDTDRTKINWVFEFRKGDEFFGATATEDTRFIAASRPPEFDLTAGDLDEAIGQVGADVDGALLAGYHNLTPDHVEDGYEETHRHAREVLRRLRSGSDVDVHVEYAVTHDDDLRHSMYELILPEANVVGADTHELAMLHEDAGLDVVTDPPSEATPFEPAEILDHYRMLEAAREDLDVDCLQLHAMEYHLAVMESYHSPEALRRGLEFAAVNAATKAALGHISEPGDLETGLAYEPSEMGRKAIELLADQLGETAEEGVLETSTVAACPNRVVDEPAGTVGIGDIVSSSSFVLELAVASDR
- a CDS encoding universal stress protein, translating into MSRLIDSILIPTDGSDGALAGATRGIALASRTEADVHVLSVVESRTPAVDAEEFESAPFTEEAEEAVEEIARLAGEYDEDLEVTTRVREGTPFQSIREYANRRDIDVIAMGTKGRTGLDRVLLGSVAENVLRTARTPVLAVPSKAVELDAVDVAFDRFLLPTDGSDGAAIATEWGIALASRLESSVHTLYSIDTDSFADVEEFDDLLEALEDRGEEAIDAVREYGEDAGVSVSGAIAKGSPVAEIPGYATENDVDLIVMGTHGRTGIGQWFLGSVTENVVRQAEVPVFCVPVSADSP